The Acidobacteriota bacterium genome has a segment encoding these proteins:
- the nadE gene encoding NAD(+) synthase, whose amino-acid sequence MRLAKLAVASVSPTVGAVVSNVDRLIEVARAMGEAEVTIGAFPEQAIGGYPPEDLVQWRGFLEGQRRELGRFAAETAGYGTVYVLGLAVSVGGQLFNSAALVHRGVIVGLVPKEKLPTYNVFYEGRTFSRGGAGLALDAGGVPLGDYLFSFDFGEVAVEVCEDAWSPDGPMRRRCYSGAEIVVNVSSSPYRMGIDSTRREMLATRAADNQAVLLYANAVGGQDGLIYDGGGFIFQNGRLVFEAPRFEQGWWSSVVDLDRTRRLRMENTTWRSDCEAFRLQRETVPAVRVTAATANRSALTYPVPEGGSFFLPASTKPAADPRERALDDLFEALALGVKSYYEKTGAFTSLGIALSGGRDSMLTLMVAWRASQLITGGAAISAFYMPSRHSQPETKHAAQQLADELGVSLTTSPIDEATDREVAAATAMLDGKPVTELTRQNIQARVRGQRMWNWANSSGALFLQTGDMSEKAVGYTTIGGDLEGALSVIANVPKTVVIAMLERLERRFGFKGVTATLATDPGPELADAQVAEHELMPFPVLDACLHLYAGEKMSPDEVGTALKALFPQMDPAALDKCATRFTKLFSQSIYKWVQSPLSLHVGSLDLDRERALQMPVVQKNEWH is encoded by the coding sequence ATGCGTCTGGCCAAACTGGCGGTTGCCAGCGTCAGCCCCACGGTGGGGGCGGTCGTCTCGAACGTGGATCGGCTGATCGAGGTGGCCCGCGCCATGGGCGAGGCGGAGGTCACTATTGGCGCGTTTCCGGAGCAGGCCATCGGCGGCTATCCGCCTGAAGATCTGGTGCAGTGGCGAGGCTTCCTGGAAGGCCAGCGCCGCGAACTGGGTCGCTTTGCCGCCGAGACCGCCGGTTACGGCACGGTCTACGTGCTGGGCCTGGCCGTGTCGGTGGGCGGTCAACTGTTCAACTCCGCCGCCCTCGTCCATCGCGGCGTGATCGTCGGCCTGGTCCCGAAAGAGAAGCTCCCGACGTACAACGTGTTCTACGAGGGCCGCACCTTCTCGCGCGGCGGCGCTGGCCTGGCGCTCGATGCCGGCGGCGTGCCGCTTGGCGACTATCTCTTCTCATTCGATTTCGGCGAGGTCGCCGTCGAGGTTTGCGAAGACGCGTGGTCGCCCGACGGCCCCATGCGCCGGCGCTGCTATTCGGGCGCGGAAATCGTGGTCAATGTGTCGAGTTCGCCCTATCGCATGGGCATCGACTCGACCCGTCGCGAGATGCTGGCGACCAGGGCCGCGGACAACCAGGCAGTATTGCTCTACGCCAACGCGGTTGGCGGCCAGGATGGGCTGATCTACGACGGCGGCGGCTTCATTTTCCAGAACGGCCGATTGGTATTCGAGGCACCGCGCTTCGAACAGGGCTGGTGGTCGTCGGTCGTTGATCTCGATCGCACGAGGCGGCTGCGCATGGAGAACACCACCTGGCGCAGCGACTGCGAGGCGTTCCGGCTGCAGCGGGAGACCGTGCCGGCCGTGCGCGTGACCGCCGCGACCGCGAACCGCTCTGCCCTGACCTACCCGGTGCCCGAGGGCGGCAGCTTCTTTCTGCCGGCCAGCACGAAGCCGGCCGCCGACCCGCGCGAACGCGCGCTCGACGACCTGTTCGAAGCGCTTGCGCTCGGCGTGAAGAGTTATTACGAGAAGACGGGCGCGTTCACCTCGCTTGGCATCGCCCTGTCGGGCGGACGCGATTCCATGCTCACGCTGATGGTGGCGTGGCGCGCCTCCCAGTTGATCACGGGTGGCGCCGCCATCTCGGCGTTCTACATGCCGAGCCGCCATTCGCAGCCCGAGACGAAGCACGCCGCGCAACAGCTGGCCGATGAACTGGGCGTGTCGCTCACGACCAGCCCGATAGACGAGGCTACCGATCGCGAAGTGGCCGCCGCCACCGCGATGCTCGACGGCAAGCCGGTAACTGAACTGACCCGCCAGAACATCCAGGCGCGCGTGCGCGGGCAGCGGATGTGGAACTGGGCCAACTCGTCCGGCGCGCTGTTCCTGCAAACCGGCGACATGAGCGAGAAGGCCGTCGGCTACACCACCATCGGCGGCGATCTCGAAGGCGCGCTGTCGGTCATCGCCAACGTCCCCAAGACGGTGGTCATTGCCATGCTCGAACGGCTGGAACGGCGCTTCGGATTCAAGGGCGTGACTGCTACGCTGGCCACCGACCCTGGTCCGGAACTGGCCGACGCGCAGGTCGCCGAACACGAACTGATGCCCTTCCCCGTACTCGACGCCTGCCTGCATCTGTATGCCGGCGAGAAAATGTCTCCAGACGAAGTCGGTACCGCACTAAAGGCACTGTTCCCGCAGATGGATCCGGCTGCGCTCGATAAGTGCGCGACCCGTTTCACCAAGCTGTTCTCGCAGTCGATCTACAAGTGGGTGCAGTCGCCGCTGTCACTGCACGTCGGCTCGCTCGACCTCGACCGCGAGCGGGCACTGCAGATGCCGGTGGTGCAGAAGAACGAATGGCATTGA
- a CDS encoding DUF2177 family protein — protein sequence MELVKQWGLGLVVFILMDAVWLGLLANQFYKRELGPLLRQHPDGSLDPRWLPALLLYALIVLGLALFALPRARAGAIGEAALWCAVFGVIAYSVYDLTNYATMEAFPLKVVVVDMIWGGVICAAAGAAMHAVARS from the coding sequence ATGGAACTCGTCAAGCAGTGGGGCCTCGGCCTGGTGGTCTTCATCCTGATGGACGCGGTGTGGCTCGGGCTGCTGGCCAACCAGTTCTACAAGCGCGAACTCGGGCCGCTGCTGCGCCAGCACCCGGATGGGAGCCTCGACCCGCGTTGGCTGCCGGCCCTGCTGCTCTATGCCTTGATTGTGCTGGGCCTGGCCCTGTTCGCCCTGCCGCGGGCGCGCGCCGGGGCCATTGGCGAGGCGGCGTTGTGGTGCGCGGTGTTCGGGGTGATCGCCTATAGCGTGTACGACCTGACCAACTACGCCACCATGGAGGCGTTTCCGCTCAAGGTCGTGGTGGTCGACATGATCTGGGGCGGCGTCATTTGCGCCGCAGCCGGCGCCGCCATGCACGCCGTGGCGCGCTCCTAG
- a CDS encoding TIGR00730 family Rossman fold protein produces MAEPDRVLLEGPHSRVRDFLLLMRAGRDFIQGFRVLHFVGPCVTVFGSARFDEHHRYYALAREVGGALARMGFTVMTGGGPGVMEAANRGAREAGGRSVGCNIKLPMEQGHNPYLDCWVTCHYFFVRKVLLLKYSYAFVVVPGGLGTLDELSEALTLIQTRKILQFPVILMGRDYWAPFLAMVHTMVEAGTVSPSDLDLMLVTDSVDEAMAHLEKYAVEGFGLKRRKAPKPSRWLGEKQLSKPCPSERA; encoded by the coding sequence ATGGCTGAACCCGATCGCGTCCTGCTCGAAGGCCCCCACTCACGGGTCAGAGATTTCCTCCTGCTGATGCGGGCGGGGCGAGACTTCATCCAGGGGTTTCGCGTGCTGCATTTCGTGGGGCCGTGCGTCACCGTCTTTGGGTCAGCGCGGTTCGACGAACACCACCGGTATTACGCCCTGGCCCGCGAGGTCGGTGGCGCCCTGGCCAGGATGGGCTTCACGGTCATGACGGGCGGCGGCCCGGGCGTGATGGAAGCGGCCAACCGCGGGGCGCGTGAGGCCGGCGGCCGGTCAGTCGGCTGCAACATCAAGCTGCCCATGGAGCAAGGGCACAATCCGTACCTGGACTGCTGGGTGACGTGCCATTACTTCTTCGTCCGCAAGGTCCTGCTGCTCAAGTACTCGTACGCCTTCGTGGTGGTCCCCGGCGGTCTGGGCACGCTCGACGAGCTATCCGAAGCGCTCACGCTGATCCAGACGCGCAAGATCCTGCAGTTCCCGGTCATCTTGATGGGGCGTGACTATTGGGCACCGTTTCTGGCGATGGTGCACACAATGGTGGAAGCCGGCACGGTGTCACCGAGTGATCTCGACCTGATGCTGGTGACCGACTCGGTGGACGAGGCGATGGCACACCTCGAGAAGTACGCCGTTGAGGGCTTCGGACTCAAGCGGCGGAAGGCGCCGAAGCCGTCGCGGTGGCTCGGCGAGAAGCAGCTGTCCAAGCCGTGCCCCTCGGAGCGGGCCTGA
- a CDS encoding TonB-dependent receptor, protein MTRQARFVLAGLVSALLVSPTPVRSQTIAPAAAQSASTTRGSVTDLSGGVIPAAEVVARTEDGRSVTVHSDRDGNFDAGTLAVAIRVTSEGFEPADVAVTGSGPVFVVLRPVNFADTVVVTATRGAERLPSAASATVITSAELTNMAAGSLDDALRFTPGFTLFRRSSSRVANPTTQGVTLRGVSGSGASRTLVLADGVPLNDPFGSWVYWNRVPQAAVDRVEVVRGATGDLYGAGALGGVVQVLTVQPSRPRARATFDGGSHDTFRGSLFGATERNGWSATGAYEGVRTDGAFIVAPEARGSIDRKADSDYQTGFATAGYRQNNWHLTLRGAGYTEERGNGTPVQVNSTDWQQFSLEGGGLMGGGVLQAQAAASSQDYYQTFSFVAASRATERMTFEQFIDTRHAMANGQWTRPLGRATLIVGGDYHRTESAQDELRYTLVGGINTPNGPFVSGGTETLGAAYARASITASDALTFEVGGRVDWWNSEPLNPADPTKQVTFFSPRGALAWRQGRFQVQASAYHANRTPTLNELHRRFAAGTAITNANPQLDPETLTGVEGGVLTQWSRTSFRATAFFNNLDGAIANVTLTQTPTSTIRQRQNSDSIRATGVEMEFDTRFSTAFSFNAQLVLTSSHFRGSVATPALEGNRVPQVPAVQGGFGLTWAEPRWFTAATQLRFSGEQYDNDLNTEEFILNPYAVWDATVNRAITRGLNAFVAVENILDTEFDTARTPLRQIGWPRTVRIGARVSWQ, encoded by the coding sequence ATGACCCGACAGGCTCGTTTTGTCCTCGCCGGCTTGGTGTCGGCCTTGCTCGTTTCGCCCACACCCGTTCGCTCCCAGACTATCGCACCCGCGGCGGCGCAGTCGGCATCGACGACTCGTGGCAGCGTGACGGACCTGTCTGGCGGGGTCATCCCCGCCGCCGAGGTGGTTGCGCGCACCGAGGACGGGCGTTCGGTCACCGTGCACAGCGACCGCGACGGCAACTTCGACGCCGGGACGCTGGCGGTCGCTATTCGCGTCACCTCCGAAGGCTTCGAACCGGCCGATGTCGCCGTTACGGGCTCGGGGCCGGTCTTCGTCGTGCTCCGCCCGGTGAACTTTGCCGACACCGTGGTCGTGACCGCCACGCGCGGCGCCGAGCGGCTGCCGAGCGCCGCCAGCGCCACCGTGATCACCAGCGCCGAGTTGACCAACATGGCCGCCGGCTCGCTGGACGACGCGCTGCGCTTCACGCCCGGGTTCACGCTCTTTCGCCGCAGTTCGTCGCGCGTGGCCAATCCCACCACCCAGGGCGTCACGCTGCGCGGCGTCTCGGGGTCGGGCGCGAGCCGCACGCTGGTGCTCGCCGACGGCGTGCCGCTGAACGACCCGTTCGGCAGCTGGGTCTATTGGAACCGCGTGCCACAGGCGGCGGTGGACCGGGTCGAGGTCGTGCGCGGCGCTACCGGCGACCTGTACGGCGCCGGCGCGCTGGGCGGGGTGGTGCAGGTGCTGACCGTGCAGCCCAGCCGGCCGCGGGCGCGTGCCACCTTCGACGGCGGCTCCCACGACACCTTCCGCGGGTCGCTGTTTGGCGCCACCGAACGCAACGGCTGGTCGGCCACCGGCGCCTACGAAGGCGTGCGCACCGACGGCGCCTTCATTGTCGCCCCCGAAGCGCGCGGCTCGATCGACCGGAAGGCCGACAGCGACTACCAGACCGGCTTTGCGACGGCCGGCTACCGCCAGAACAACTGGCACCTGACGCTGCGCGGTGCCGGCTATACGGAAGAGCGTGGCAACGGCACGCCGGTCCAGGTGAACTCCACCGATTGGCAGCAGTTCTCGCTCGAGGGCGGCGGGTTGATGGGCGGCGGCGTGCTGCAGGCGCAGGCGGCGGCCAGCAGCCAGGATTACTACCAGACGTTCTCGTTCGTCGCCGCGAGCCGCGCCACCGAGCGCATGACCTTCGAGCAGTTCATCGATACCAGGCACGCCATGGCCAACGGCCAGTGGACGCGTCCGCTCGGCCGCGCCACGCTGATTGTCGGCGGCGACTATCACCGCACTGAGTCGGCCCAGGACGAGTTGCGGTACACGCTCGTCGGCGGCATCAACACGCCGAACGGGCCGTTCGTCTCGGGCGGCACCGAGACGCTCGGCGCCGCCTATGCGCGCGCCAGCATCACCGCCAGCGATGCCTTGACCTTCGAAGTGGGCGGCCGCGTCGACTGGTGGAATTCCGAGCCGCTCAACCCGGCCGACCCCACCAAGCAGGTGACCTTCTTCAGCCCGCGCGGTGCGCTGGCGTGGCGCCAGGGCCGCTTCCAGGTGCAGGCCTCGGCCTACCACGCCAACCGCACCCCCACCCTGAACGAACTGCACCGGCGCTTTGCGGCCGGCACGGCCATCACCAACGCCAATCCGCAGCTCGATCCGGAAACGCTGACCGGCGTCGAAGGCGGCGTATTGACGCAGTGGTCGCGCACCTCGTTCCGGGCCACTGCGTTCTTCAACAACCTTGATGGCGCGATTGCCAACGTCACGCTGACGCAGACCCCAACGTCGACCATTCGCCAGCGCCAGAACTCCGACAGCATTCGCGCCACCGGCGTCGAAATGGAATTCGATACCCGCTTTTCGACGGCGTTCAGCTTCAACGCCCAGCTCGTGCTGACGTCGAGCCACTTCCGCGGTTCGGTGGCCACGCCCGCGCTCGAAGGCAACCGGGTGCCGCAGGTGCCGGCGGTGCAGGGCGGCTTCGGGCTGACCTGGGCCGAGCCGCGGTGGTTCACGGCCGCCACCCAGTTGCGGTTCAGCGGCGAGCAGTATGACAACGACCTCAACACCGAGGAGTTCATCCTGAACCCGTACGCGGTGTGGGATGCCACGGTGAACCGCGCGATTACGCGCGGCCTCAACGCGTTTGTGGCGGTCGAGAACATTCTCGACACCGAGTTCGACACGGCCCGCACGCCGCTGCGCCAGATCGGCTGGCCGCGGACCGTGCGCATCGGCGCCCGTGTCAGCTGGCAGTAG
- a CDS encoding RidA family protein, with protein MRVAFILAVLFTAQTAAAQKIERINPPGLSTPTTYSHIVKVGDILYIAGQLGADAQGKLAGPGMVEQLEQVLKNLQTALTSQGADFSHVVKINIYATDVDAFRAPEAAAVRAKYFGTNRPASTLVGVTRLASPEYKVEIEATAHLPGGIRLLKQ; from the coding sequence ATGCGTGTCGCATTCATACTGGCCGTTCTGTTCACGGCGCAAACGGCGGCGGCTCAGAAGATCGAGCGGATCAATCCGCCTGGGCTCAGTACGCCCACCACTTATTCGCACATCGTCAAGGTGGGCGACATCCTCTATATCGCGGGCCAGCTTGGCGCCGACGCGCAAGGCAAGTTGGCGGGGCCGGGGATGGTCGAGCAGCTCGAGCAGGTCCTCAAGAACCTTCAGACGGCGCTGACGTCGCAGGGCGCCGACTTCTCGCACGTCGTCAAGATCAACATCTACGCCACCGACGTGGATGCGTTCCGGGCACCGGAAGCGGCCGCGGTGCGCGCCAAGTACTTCGGCACGAATCGTCCGGCCAGCACGCTGGTGGGCGTGACCAGGCTCGCGAGCCCTGAGTACAAGGTCGAGATCGAAGCCACCGCGCACCTGCCCGGCGGCATTCGCCTGCTGAAGCAGTAG
- a CDS encoding DCC1-like thiol-disulfide oxidoreductase family protein → MSAIILFDGECAFCEGSVKFIAQRDGGYFRFGASQSPEAVALLASHGTSRAATRSIVLIEDGQVYLRSTASLRIAQRLSAPWRWAAVLLWIPRPIRDAAYAVVAAIRIRLAGRANACEIPPPEIRARLI, encoded by the coding sequence GTGTCTGCCATCATCCTGTTCGACGGCGAGTGCGCGTTTTGCGAGGGCTCGGTCAAGTTCATCGCCCAGCGTGACGGCGGCTACTTCCGCTTCGGCGCATCGCAATCGCCCGAGGCCGTGGCGCTGCTGGCGTCGCACGGCACCAGCCGGGCGGCCACCCGCAGCATTGTCCTGATCGAAGACGGTCAGGTGTACTTGCGATCGACCGCGTCGCTGCGGATCGCGCAACGCCTGTCGGCGCCCTGGCGATGGGCGGCGGTGTTGCTGTGGATTCCCCGGCCGATTCGCGATGCGGCCTACGCGGTGGTGGCGGCGATCCGGATCCGCCTGGCCGGGCGCGCCAACGCCTGTGAGATCCCCCCGCCCGAAATTCGCGCCCGCCTGATCTAG
- a CDS encoding M23 family metallopeptidase — MLKPSALLILLLAATAACTSADSPTAPTPVTALPPIVVPLPTTVPGVLGLVMPIDPSDVARAAFGLVPFGYHGADHAADGHPGWDVEYRIGGLVRAAAAGTVESVAPDPSAPGRSIVQLEHVVGTHAYRTTYTNLANVSPEMVAAASVGAGQSLGTAGTLSQTVGTTAITYAMTHFQLDDFAYYPGAIPDPNAVTPEPFLAADAKAFFDRIWSTAVTSAELLEPFASNPRDLRFPATRAWMRVSGDGPAGIRFVRTDARNPTYEYALLTESGIAIETGTVVLGLTARPFPSIDLVSPLGRRLGSYDIVSDEMRLSLANAGGNRPTDLGAASTYRTPR; from the coding sequence ATGCTGAAGCCCTCGGCGCTGCTGATCCTCCTCCTGGCGGCCACCGCCGCGTGCACGTCGGCTGATTCACCGACCGCGCCCACGCCCGTGACGGCGCTGCCGCCGATCGTGGTGCCGCTCCCCACCACCGTTCCCGGCGTGCTGGGCCTGGTCATGCCCATCGATCCGTCCGACGTGGCGAGGGCCGCCTTCGGGCTCGTGCCGTTTGGCTACCACGGCGCCGATCACGCCGCCGACGGACATCCCGGTTGGGACGTGGAGTACCGAATTGGCGGACTGGTCCGCGCCGCCGCGGCCGGCACCGTCGAGAGCGTGGCTCCCGATCCGTCGGCGCCGGGCCGCAGCATCGTGCAGCTCGAACACGTGGTGGGCACACACGCCTATCGAACCACCTATACCAATCTCGCCAACGTCAGTCCCGAGATGGTGGCCGCTGCATCCGTCGGCGCCGGACAGTCGTTGGGCACCGCCGGTACTCTGTCGCAGACGGTTGGGACCACGGCCATCACCTATGCGATGACGCACTTTCAGTTGGATGACTTCGCGTACTACCCGGGGGCGATTCCCGATCCGAACGCCGTCACGCCCGAGCCGTTCCTGGCGGCCGACGCGAAGGCGTTCTTTGATCGGATTTGGAGCACGGCGGTGACGAGCGCCGAACTGCTGGAGCCGTTCGCGTCCAATCCGCGCGACCTGCGCTTTCCGGCCACGCGCGCCTGGATGCGGGTGAGCGGTGACGGTCCTGCCGGGATCCGGTTCGTGCGCACAGACGCGCGCAACCCGACCTACGAGTACGCGCTGCTGACCGAGTCGGGCATTGCCATCGAGACGGGCACAGTCGTGCTCGGCCTGACGGCCCGGCCGTTTCCGTCGATCGACCTGGTGTCGCCACTCGGCCGACGGCTGGGCAGCTACGATATCGTCTCGGACGAGATGCGGCTGTCGCTTGCCAACGCCGGCGGCAACCGGCCGACCGACCTCGGCGCGGCCAGTACCTACCGCACGCCGCGCTGA
- a CDS encoding GxxExxY protein has protein sequence MMAATPPGREGSTVNITPLGGIGCAIEVHRHMGAGLLEKPYTLAMCIELASQGIGFERERLVPLTYKGIRVGEYRPDLIVEGRVVVEVKSVLHLEPVFTAQMLTYLRITNLRTGLILNFNRPVLREGIKRFVL, from the coding sequence ATGATGGCGGCGACTCCGCCTGGGCGCGAAGGGTCCACCGTCAACATCACGCCGTTGGGAGGCATCGGCTGCGCCATTGAAGTGCATCGGCACATGGGCGCAGGATTGCTCGAGAAGCCCTACACGCTGGCGATGTGCATCGAGTTGGCCTCCCAGGGCATCGGCTTCGAGCGCGAACGGTTGGTGCCCCTGACTTACAAGGGCATTCGTGTCGGCGAGTACCGGCCGGACCTCATTGTTGAAGGACGGGTGGTCGTCGAGGTGAAGAGCGTCCTCCACCTCGAGCCTGTCTTCACCGCGCAGATGCTGACCTACCTGCGGATCACGAACCTTCGCACAGGCCTGATACTCAACTTCAACCGCCCGGTTCTGCGCGAGGGGATCAAGCGGTTCGTGCTGTAG
- a CDS encoding amidase family protein, giving the protein MRFETRFRSPRLGLLVTVLMLAGHGATAVAQRKPPARPQPAPVLNFYEVHEQSIGDLQAAQTAGTVTARGLVDSYLARIQAYDQAGPRLNTIVMLNPRAREDADALDRERAEKGARGPLHGIPVLIKDNYDTADMPTSGGNLGLATMQPAADAFQVRKLREAGAVILGKTTMHELAAGITNISSLTNQTRNPYDLMRVPGGSSGGTGAAIGASLAAAGMGSDTCGSIRIPAANQNMVGLRGTHGLSSRTGVMPLSSTQDIAGPLARTVTDLAIMLDATVGPDPTDPITAEGATHIPKSYRDALTPGGLKGARIGVLRGLFGTAPEDDEVGNLVRKALDAMKAQGAEVVDITVPGLDDLLRDSSVIADEFKFDLAAYLAKQPNAPVKSLGEIIERGLHHDQLDATFRLRNSPERKETERYRQAFVKRRALRAAVLATLEEQRIDVLAYPTLRRKPAMIGEAQSGSNCQLSATTGLPAITMPAGFTTDGLPIGLELLGGAFQEAALLKLAYGWEQATKPRRAPFSTPPLVNGAAPLPVSVEATVGGSAVKFTYDRTTGALRYDATTPAIGTDRVVGLTLQRSDGDKPGPIIAHLLVPNQVTGSGTLMLRGRDREDLVAGKIYAHFYTRQSPLGAGRTQIRIP; this is encoded by the coding sequence ATGCGTTTTGAAACCCGCTTTCGATCGCCGCGCCTCGGTCTGCTCGTAACCGTGTTGATGCTCGCCGGTCATGGCGCCACAGCCGTGGCGCAACGCAAGCCGCCGGCGCGTCCTCAGCCGGCGCCGGTGCTGAACTTCTACGAGGTCCACGAGCAATCGATCGGCGACCTGCAGGCCGCGCAAACCGCCGGCACGGTCACCGCTCGAGGGTTGGTGGATTCCTATCTCGCACGCATCCAGGCCTACGACCAGGCGGGCCCGCGACTGAACACCATCGTCATGCTCAACCCCCGCGCGCGCGAAGACGCCGATGCGCTGGATCGCGAGCGAGCCGAGAAGGGCGCGCGCGGTCCCCTCCACGGCATCCCTGTCCTGATCAAGGACAACTACGACACCGCCGATATGCCGACGTCGGGCGGCAACCTGGGGCTCGCCACCATGCAGCCGGCGGCCGACGCCTTCCAGGTGCGCAAGCTGCGCGAGGCCGGTGCGGTGATCCTCGGCAAGACGACGATGCACGAGTTGGCGGCGGGGATTACCAACATCTCGTCGCTGACCAACCAGACGCGGAACCCGTACGACCTGATGCGCGTACCCGGCGGCTCGAGCGGCGGCACCGGCGCGGCCATCGGCGCGAGCCTCGCCGCCGCGGGCATGGGCAGCGACACGTGCGGCTCGATCCGCATCCCGGCCGCGAACCAGAACATGGTGGGCTTGCGCGGCACGCACGGCCTGTCCAGCCGCACCGGCGTGATGCCGCTGTCATCGACCCAGGATATTGCCGGGCCGCTGGCACGGACGGTCACCGACCTCGCCATCATGCTCGACGCCACGGTCGGCCCCGATCCCACCGACCCCATCACCGCCGAAGGCGCCACACACATCCCCAAGTCCTACCGCGACGCGCTCACGCCGGGTGGCTTGAAGGGCGCGCGCATCGGCGTGCTGCGCGGATTGTTCGGAACTGCGCCCGAAGATGACGAAGTCGGCAACCTGGTTCGCAAGGCGCTGGACGCCATGAAAGCGCAGGGCGCCGAAGTCGTGGACATCACGGTGCCGGGCCTGGACGATCTGTTGCGCGACAGCAGCGTGATTGCCGACGAGTTCAAGTTCGACCTGGCCGCTTACCTGGCGAAGCAGCCGAATGCGCCGGTCAAGTCGCTCGGTGAGATCATCGAGCGCGGCCTGCATCACGATCAGCTCGACGCCACGTTCCGCCTGCGCAACTCCCCGGAGAGAAAGGAGACCGAGCGCTATCGCCAGGCTTTCGTGAAGCGTCGGGCGTTGCGCGCCGCCGTGCTGGCCACCCTCGAGGAACAGCGCATCGATGTGCTCGCCTACCCCACGCTCCGCCGCAAGCCGGCGATGATCGGCGAGGCGCAAAGCGGCTCGAACTGCCAGTTGAGCGCGACCACCGGCCTGCCCGCCATCACGATGCCGGCGGGCTTCACGACTGACGGACTGCCGATCGGGCTGGAGCTACTCGGCGGCGCATTCCAGGAGGCCGCCCTGTTGAAACTGGCTTATGGCTGGGAGCAGGCCACCAAGCCGCGGCGAGCGCCGTTCAGCACGCCGCCGCTCGTCAACGGCGCCGCGCCGCTGCCGGTGAGCGTCGAGGCGACGGTTGGCGGTAGCGCCGTCAAGTTCACCTACGACCGCACGACGGGCGCACTGCGATACGACGCCACGACCCCGGCCATCGGCACCGATCGAGTCGTGGGATTAACCCTGCAGCGCAGCGATGGCGACAAGCCGGGCCCGATCATCGCCCACCTGCTCGTGCCGAATCAGGTCACCGGCTCGGGGACGTTGATGCTGCGAGGACGGGACCGGGAGGACCTGGTGGCCGGCAAGATCTACGCGCACTTCTACACGAGGCAGTCGCCCCTTGGCGCCGGCAGGACACAGATCCGAATACCATAG
- a CDS encoding DUF6152 family protein: protein MKTRTTFSVLLLGVGLLLAGRSVIAHHAFGAEFDPNAPIRLQGKVVRLEWVNPHTWIHIETIKDGKPEIWMIEGGTPNTLLRRGVTRETVKVGTEIIVDGYQTKDHSLKRANGRDVTFTDGRKLFMGSSGTGAPKDGRDPTEATKKPGGR from the coding sequence ATGAAAACGCGAACAACCTTCAGTGTGCTGTTGCTCGGTGTCGGCCTGCTGCTCGCCGGCCGATCGGTCATTGCCCATCATGCGTTTGGCGCCGAGTTCGATCCGAACGCGCCCATCCGCCTGCAGGGCAAGGTGGTGCGGCTCGAATGGGTGAACCCGCATACGTGGATTCACATTGAAACCATCAAGGACGGCAAGCCTGAAATCTGGATGATCGAGGGCGGCACACCCAACACCTTGCTGCGCCGCGGCGTGACCCGCGAGACGGTCAAGGTCGGTACCGAGATCATCGTCGACGGCTACCAGACCAAGGACCATTCGCTGAAGCGGGCGAACGGCCGCGACGTGACCTTCACCGACGGCCGCAAGTTGTTCATGGGCTCGTCGGGCACCGGCGCACCAAAAGACGGCCGCGACCCGACCGAAGCGACTAAGAAGCCCGGCGGCCGATAA